A window of the Arenibacter algicola genome harbors these coding sequences:
- the nadD gene encoding nicotinate (nicotinamide) nucleotide adenylyltransferase translates to MNKKVGLYFGTFNPIHIGHLVIANHMVEFSDLDEVWFVVTPQSPFKTKKSLLDNHHRYQLVAEATLDYPKLKPSKIEFDLPQPNYTVNTLAYLLEKYEDKHNFCLIMGEDNLKGLHKWKNYELILENHYIYVYPRISEGEVVHQFKDHEKIQHVAAPIMEISSTFIRAQHKLGKNVRPMLPEKVWKYMDEMNFYR, encoded by the coding sequence ATGAATAAAAAAGTTGGACTTTATTTCGGCACCTTTAATCCTATCCACATAGGGCATTTGGTGATTGCCAATCATATGGTAGAGTTTTCTGATTTGGATGAGGTCTGGTTCGTGGTCACTCCACAAAGTCCGTTCAAAACCAAGAAAAGCCTGCTGGATAATCATCATCGTTATCAACTGGTTGCCGAAGCTACCTTGGATTATCCCAAATTAAAACCGAGCAAAATAGAGTTTGATCTTCCCCAGCCCAATTATACGGTTAATACCTTGGCTTATTTATTGGAAAAATATGAAGACAAACACAATTTCTGTTTAATAATGGGGGAAGATAATTTAAAGGGGCTGCATAAATGGAAGAACTATGAGCTAATTCTGGAAAACCATTACATTTATGTATATCCAAGGATTTCTGAAGGGGAAGTGGTTCATCAATTTAAAGATCATGAAAAGATTCAGCACGTGGCCGCTCCGATCATGGAAATATCCTCAACCTTTATTAGGGCCCAACATAAATTGGGTAAAAATGTTAGACCTATGCTTCCCGAAAAAGTCTGGAAATATATGGATGAGATGAACTTTTATAGATAG
- a CDS encoding DUF6503 family protein translates to MKLGVPGTIVYPFVETKTFKAKEYLTLKVTYAEEVGRDTWYLYFDPTGYAMEAYHFFHDKSKNDGEYIVLSGEEMINNVIMPKNRAWYYNNNDQYLGTDILSITPY, encoded by the coding sequence ATGAAATTAGGAGTCCCAGGGACCATTGTGTACCCATTTGTTGAGACCAAAACCTTTAAGGCCAAGGAATATCTTACATTAAAGGTGACTTATGCGGAGGAAGTGGGAAGGGATACCTGGTATTTATATTTTGATCCTACCGGCTATGCCATGGAAGCTTATCATTTTTTCCATGATAAATCCAAAAATGATGGTGAATACATTGTGTTATCAGGGGAAGAGATGATCAACAATGTAATAATGCCCAAGAACAGGGCGTGGTACTACAATAATAACGATCAATATTTAGGAACGGATATATTGAGTATAACTCCTTATTGA
- a CDS encoding DUF6503 family protein → MGQGIYGSKLLDKAIRYHDPNDSLRSFKSDFTVIMELLSGDKRISQINIDRPSSTFK, encoded by the coding sequence TTGGGACAGGGGATTTATGGATCCAAACTTCTGGACAAGGCGATCCGATATCATGACCCCAATGACAGTTTGCGCTCGTTTAAAAGTGATTTTACAGTAATTATGGAATTGCTCTCAGGGGATAAGAGAATAAGCCAGATCAATATTGACCGCCCCTCATCCACCTTTAAGTGA
- a CDS encoding inorganic phosphate transporter has translation MDNLYLLMIIALAFLAIADLVVGVSNDAVNFLNSAIGSKAISFRTIMIVASLGIAIGAIFSSGMMEVARKGIFHPGEFMFAEIMIIFMAVMITDILLLDFFNTVGMPTSTTVSIVFELLGASVAMSFIKIASSGGDYIDIYNYINTSKATEIIMGILLSVVIAFTVGALVQYVSRILLSFDFRKKAKVFGALFGGIALTAITYFILIKGLKGATFVSDDLIVYIQNNTSKIVIGSLVLWTLIAYIISGVLKYDVYKLIIVVGTFALALAFAGNDLVNFIGVPIAAWQSFEAWQASGIPANEFSMTVLADKVPTPTILLFVAGMVMVLTLWFSKKARYVTQTEINLSREGESKERFQPNFLSRGIVRSAMMLSAVTTALMPKALQEKIDANFKKPVIALSKDKTFEMPAFDMVRASVNLMVAGVLISLATSYKLPLSTTYVTFMVAMGTSLADRAWGAESAVYRVAGVLNVIGGWFFTAIIAFVSAAVIVSLINIHVPSMVAVLLLIAVLLLVRNYISHNKKSKEIRAEDSLRKAESSSIQGVIEESADNISNVAKRSNKIYTHIIDGLAKQDLELLKKNKKGVVKLSDEIDELRDHIFYFIKNLDEASVGASNLYINILGYLQDMAQSLEYLNKISHKHIHNNHKKLKYNQIKELKEIDLELQKLLSATKAAFETRSFERIGEIFASKQELLDMVSQKIEKQIARTRTEESSPKNTTLYFTFLLETKDFINATMNLLELYYNEHDSTVTPAKLEVQ, from the coding sequence ATGGACAATTTATATTTATTAATGATCATTGCACTTGCCTTTTTGGCAATTGCAGATTTAGTAGTAGGAGTTAGCAATGATGCCGTTAACTTTTTGAATTCCGCAATTGGTTCCAAAGCCATTTCCTTCAGAACCATTATGATTGTGGCCAGTTTGGGTATAGCCATAGGAGCTATTTTTTCCAGCGGAATGATGGAAGTGGCCCGTAAGGGTATTTTTCATCCCGGGGAGTTTATGTTTGCTGAGATCATGATCATCTTTATGGCCGTTATGATAACGGATATCCTCTTATTGGATTTTTTTAATACCGTTGGGATGCCCACCTCAACTACGGTATCCATAGTCTTTGAACTTTTGGGCGCCTCGGTTGCCATGTCCTTCATTAAAATTGCCTCAAGTGGGGGCGATTACATAGACATTTACAACTATATAAACACCTCAAAAGCCACTGAAATTATAATGGGCATTTTGCTGTCCGTTGTAATTGCCTTTACTGTTGGGGCCTTGGTCCAATATGTATCCCGTATCCTTCTTTCATTCGACTTTAGAAAAAAAGCTAAAGTATTTGGGGCACTTTTCGGAGGTATAGCCTTGACTGCAATTACTTATTTCATACTTATAAAAGGATTAAAAGGGGCCACTTTTGTAAGCGACGACCTTATAGTATATATCCAAAACAATACCTCCAAGATTGTTATTGGCAGTCTGGTACTTTGGACACTAATCGCCTATATTATTTCGGGTGTCTTAAAGTACGATGTTTACAAGCTGATAATTGTTGTAGGCACCTTTGCATTGGCACTAGCCTTTGCAGGGAACGACCTTGTTAACTTTATTGGCGTCCCCATTGCAGCTTGGCAATCCTTTGAAGCCTGGCAGGCTTCGGGTATCCCCGCGAACGAATTTAGTATGACCGTACTGGCGGATAAAGTTCCTACGCCTACCATTTTACTTTTTGTTGCGGGAATGGTCATGGTACTTACCCTGTGGTTTTCCAAAAAGGCCCGCTATGTAACCCAAACAGAAATAAATCTGTCTAGAGAAGGTGAATCCAAGGAACGCTTTCAGCCCAATTTTCTTTCGAGAGGAATAGTAAGGTCAGCAATGATGTTGTCTGCTGTAACAACAGCCCTTATGCCAAAAGCCTTGCAGGAAAAAATAGATGCCAATTTTAAGAAGCCTGTTATAGCCTTGTCCAAGGATAAAACTTTTGAAATGCCTGCCTTTGATATGGTAAGGGCCTCTGTAAACCTAATGGTTGCAGGGGTATTGATTTCTTTGGCAACATCCTATAAATTGCCTTTATCAACCACCTATGTAACCTTTATGGTGGCTATGGGTACCTCCTTGGCCGATAGGGCCTGGGGCGCCGAAAGTGCCGTTTACCGTGTTGCCGGAGTATTGAACGTAATTGGAGGTTGGTTCTTCACGGCCATCATCGCCTTTGTTTCTGCTGCAGTTATTGTTTCCCTTATTAATATCCATGTACCTTCTATGGTAGCCGTGTTATTATTGATCGCCGTGCTATTATTGGTAAGAAATTACATTTCACATAATAAAAAATCCAAGGAAATTAGGGCTGAAGACAGTTTAAGAAAGGCCGAAAGCAGCTCTATCCAAGGAGTGATAGAAGAAAGTGCGGACAACATTTCCAATGTGGCAAAAAGAAGTAACAAAATATACACACACATCATCGACGGACTTGCCAAACAGGATCTGGAGCTCTTGAAAAAGAACAAAAAAGGTGTTGTTAAACTTTCCGATGAAATAGATGAATTAAGGGACCACATTTTTTATTTTATCAAGAATTTGGATGAGGCCAGTGTAGGAGCCAGTAATTTATATATAAACATATTGGGGTATTTACAGGATATGGCCCAATCTCTGGAATATTTGAACAAGATTAGCCATAAGCACATCCATAATAACCACAAAAAATTAAAATACAACCAGATAAAAGAACTGAAGGAAATAGATCTGGAATTACAGAAATTGTTGAGTGCTACAAAAGCTGCATTTGAAACCCGCTCCTTTGAGCGCATTGGCGAAATATTTGCAAGCAAACAAGAATTGCTGGATATGGTTTCCCAAAAAATCGAAAAACAGATCGCTAGAACACGTACCGAAGAGTCCAGTCCAAAAAACACTACATTGTACTTTACCTTTCTTTTGGAGACAAAAGATTTTATTAACGCTACAATGAATCTTTTGGAGCTTTATTACAATGAGCACGATAGCACAGTAACCCCTGCAAAACTGGAAGTCCAATAG
- a CDS encoding porin: MKMKCLALGLALCSIFVSYSQEPNSPEFGKGLFNLIGKDSTWSAKIAARIQLLGSTTWTENAKGNFTDPHYNALIRRARLKFDGFAYSPKLSYKIELGLSNRDISGGSQYTSDAPRYILDAVVMWNFYQNFELWVGQTKLPGNIERVISSGNLQLVDRSLLNGQFTLDRDMGIQLRHYTYLTDTFLMREILSISQGEGRNITTGNLGGHQYSGRLELLPFGEFEGGDEYSGGDLKREESPKLILAATYNLNLNAVKTRGSQGTYMETDYGFHKTDINTLFIDAVFKYNGFSFMGEYAYRDAQDPFARNIDGSLTGAVVQVGHGLNLQTGYLFNSNWEISGRYTNVKLDNNITGENPENQYTLGLSKYIVGHKLKVQTDMSYLSVNNAPDELMYRLQLDLHF, encoded by the coding sequence ATGAAAATGAAATGCTTAGCCCTAGGGCTTGCATTGTGCTCTATTTTTGTATCTTATTCTCAGGAACCCAATTCCCCCGAATTTGGCAAAGGCCTTTTCAATTTAATAGGAAAGGATAGCACTTGGAGCGCCAAAATTGCCGCAAGGATACAACTTTTAGGTAGTACCACTTGGACAGAAAATGCCAAAGGTAATTTTACGGACCCCCATTACAATGCACTTATTAGACGGGCCAGGTTAAAATTTGACGGTTTTGCCTATTCACCTAAACTTAGCTACAAAATTGAATTGGGCTTATCTAATAGGGATATCTCTGGTGGCTCCCAATACACAAGTGACGCTCCAAGATATATATTGGATGCCGTGGTCATGTGGAATTTTTATCAAAATTTTGAACTATGGGTAGGTCAGACCAAACTCCCTGGCAACATAGAACGGGTTATATCATCAGGAAACCTTCAATTGGTAGATCGATCCTTGTTAAATGGCCAGTTTACCTTGGACAGGGATATGGGCATACAGCTTAGGCATTACACCTACCTAACGGATACCTTTTTGATGCGGGAAATACTTTCCATTTCCCAAGGCGAAGGTAGAAACATTACCACAGGAAATCTAGGAGGACACCAATACAGCGGACGTTTGGAGTTACTTCCCTTTGGCGAGTTTGAAGGAGGCGACGAATACAGTGGAGGCGATTTAAAAAGGGAAGAATCTCCAAAATTGATTTTGGCCGCTACCTACAACCTTAATCTTAACGCGGTCAAGACCAGAGGTAGCCAAGGGACTTATATGGAAACCGATTATGGTTTTCACAAAACCGACATTAATACTTTGTTCATCGATGCCGTTTTTAAATATAACGGATTCTCATTCATGGGTGAATATGCCTATAGGGATGCGCAAGACCCTTTTGCCAGAAATATTGACGGCTCCTTGACAGGAGCGGTGGTGCAAGTGGGCCATGGATTAAATCTACAAACCGGTTATCTATTTAACAGTAATTGGGAGATTTCCGGGAGATACACAAATGTAAAACTGGATAATAATATTACCGGAGAAAACCCGGAAAATCAATACACATTGGGACTTTCAAAATATATTGTTGGCCATAAATTGAAGGTGCAAACAGATATGAGCTATCTTTCCGTTAATAATGCCCCTGATGAATTAATGTACAGACTACAATTGGACCTACATTTTTAG